From the Candida dubliniensis CD36 chromosome 2, complete sequence genome, the window GAAAACTGAGTTTGGCATTAGATTTTTTGGGAATTTGAGGTTTATATGTGTTAGCTATTTTAAAATGaactattttttgtttgaaattggGAAGTTTGCGTTgtcaattattttcaagCAAAGCTATTTTTACAATCAATAGTACCAAATACCCCCAATCACCAGCAACTTATTTATGACAAGTTAATCTTAAATGCGTCTAGCCAcctgtattattatttattggatttcAAGCATTATAATGTCTGTTCAAGGAATCTCTATCCTACCACATATTTTTTAATCACCTACAATTCTAAATTCTCCATAAGAAACAAATACATTAAGTGAACAAAGTAGAACTACATTGTTAATTACgttaattaaattaaacaCCAGAAAAATTAGGGTGAATTGTCTTACTAAGTTTTTCTGTAGCTCCATTTCAGATTATCAGTTTCTGAAGTAGCTAGAAAAAGAGTAGCCATTTCTAACTGTCTTGGATCAACATAAATTACTTTAAAGGTAACTTccaaaattattcaaaGCTTTCGGGACGAGGGTTCGGATTAGGATTGGAACGGAAATAATTTGGTTAATTCAGTAAGGTTGGCCAGAATTGGTTCTCTAGTGGTACTCTAGTAGAATGAATTTGAGAAGGTCTGTGAATCTGTTAATTTTCATGCCTTCTCGTTTTGGTATTGTTTTACGAGTTTTCTCAGTGTCTATAAATCCCGTGGGAAAGAGACATTTTTGAGTGATGTTATTACATTGCAAACATTTAACAACACTAACAATTTGGTAGCTATTGTTATACATTTAAGGATcttatataaaataaagCAAACTTCAATACTGTCCAAAAATCCAGTACCGCTGTATTTAGTGATTTAATGAAGATCTCCtacaaatataataaagaataatcactgacaatttcaatttcaattttttttgtttttgtattttttttttgtcattgATGTCATGTTATAGTGGTGCTGGAATAATTTGCTTCATGacacaaaataataaatttcaGAAATTCGGATGAGTTTTTCCTGATCTATATTCTGAAACCTAActataattaaattaagtTAGTAAAATTTACTCTACCGAATCCTAAACTGAAAACATATAAGTTTCCGCGGAAAATACAGAAGAAATTTATCTCATACAATGTAACTGGGGTGACTTCTAATTAATGCTACTGAATAAAAAGTACCAAGAGTCTAGAGAAATTCcgtttaataaattaatgatatGGGGTAAATCCGAGCACAGATAACTCCTTGCCCggatttatttatttaggGGCAATGAGACGAGGCAGAATACTGAGGCGGGTGAGATTCTGCTTACGTTAATTGAGGCGACTTATGACGAGTAgcccaagaaaaaaaaaaaacgcCAATTATGGCGAAAAAAAAGCAACGTAAGAgaattttaaaataaaagaacaaactaaataaatttaaactGTTTTCggtgatttgaaattagtATTCCAAGAgtttataaatttgaatattcaCAGAacatattttcaatttaataattattatccaatatattcaaatcatttcCTATTGAAGATGGCAGCAAAGAAAGGACGTAAACAGGTCGTCAGATGTCTAAGCTGCAAGAAGTTACGAATCAAGGTATGAAATCTATTAatagtttctttttgacGCATGCTTGCTTTTTAAACATGTACGAGAACAGTTTGCTTAAGAACTTCTACTGAcattatttcaattattatggTATAGTGTGACCAAGTTCGTCCCAAATGTGAATATTGTGCCCATACCAACAGAAAATGTATTTATCCAAACGACATCCCCATACCAGAGAATAAACCGGAAACGGATTCCGCTGTTGAAGACATTAGACGAGACTTACCACTCACGCAACTAACGAGTGTACTTTCAGTGTCCCAACTAGAGCTACAGGCTTTAAAGTTTTTCAATGATACAGGTAAATGGATTGTTTCAtacaaaaatcaaagataCATAGATAACTGGGAAGCTGTGATCAACCCACTACTGTTTCAGTCTCCTATAGTTAAAAAAACATTATTAGCCACATCATCAATGTTGCTACTGCATTTTATGAATTTAAATACTGTTGACTCCGCGGTATTAACCAGCTCATTTTCTGTGGATTCAAGCGAAGAAGCTCAGGCTTTTTTCAGAACCGGAACAAAATATCTACAGGAACTGATTGATGAGAGAAAGCATTTGCTACAGGACAATTCAAgttttggaattgaaaGCATAATTGTAAATGACTTGATCAGTTTTGGCTGCCTTTTGATTTACAACCACAAACTTGTACCGTTAATTTCAGCTACTGGTTACGATGTGATTTCCATGGCAAAAGAATATAGTGATACTAGGAATTTGTACTCTCTACTGATGACAGGGTTACGATTAGAATCTTTGTTTTTCCCCAAAGCAAACCCCATATTGACATGTCCACCAGGAACCAATTTTTGGTTCACACGAATTTTGGAACTTGAAATAATGACTTTCACATCGGGAAATGGGagtaaatcaaataatctAGAAGAATATTTCCAAACACTTCAGGATACCTTTTTATTACTAAAGGACGCCTGCTATGCCATGGCAATAGTGAGATTCCCATTTCCTCTAATTGCATGCCTAACGAATTTTAGTGACAAATACAGACAATTACTTCGCAATGGAGATGAATTTGCACTAAGACTACTATTTATTTACTCATGCCTCTGCGTGATTTCCAGAATATCTTTGAACAGAAATGacaatatttttgttgattacATAATGGAATtcaaaaccaatttttttagaaaataTGGAGACTTTAGTTACCCGATTGATAGAGAATTATACCATTTGGTTACACGAACTAACTTTGTGGTTGACTTTGGCGATATGTCACGATTTCATCCATTACAGCAATGTGAGCCACTTATGGATCTAAGTTGGTTGGAGATGTACATCAGGACTTTAGAAAAGACGAACTCTTTAAATCTGAGCATACAATAACTGGAAAGACACACACTTACACACATATACGCATATTCTATAGTCATAATATATGTATTTCCTTTATTACTCTTTTGTAATGTTTTAGTACATTTTTGACCCAGATAGTTTTAATAGATGTTGAATACTCAGAAAACTAGTCGGTCGCAAATGGAACTATCATATCATAACGttggtttaatttttccaatGTCGAAGAAATCAGAAAAAGTAACAGTACAATAATAACCGTTAATTAATATCAGAGATTTGAACTCACTGTATACTCTTCCTTTAGTACTATCTCGTACATTaacaaaatatttcttgttttaatGTTTATTTTCTAGAAATTTGTCTTGTTTAATATGTGgtgattttaatttctaTAGGAAATACCTTTCTACTCTCTAATATAATCCTCAAATATCACTGAACAAATATCTAGTTGATTGTAATCTAAACTGTCAGTTCcaggaagaagaagaagaagaagaaagtaaACTCAACCAATTTAATTGAGTCAGGTGGAAAAATTGCATCagtatgatgatgatgatgttcATTTTGTGTTTGTAAGATTGGCAAAGGCTCAATACACAAAACAGTAAACCATATTTTATAGTAACATCTTTAAGTAATATTCCTCATTATTTCATATGTTATACAAATGTGATATATATTTCCATAATCTATAAAGTTCAAACTATATCAAGGACGATGGAAAACGTCATCAAAGCACGAAAAACGTAACAAAAGAAACTTTAATTACAGTGTTGGTTCTTCTAACTGCaacattattttttaacATTTTTCTCCTCATTCTAGAAGAACTTAAACCACCATCTTTTCATTTGCAACACAAACTTTAAACTATGATATATGATAACTCCCAACAGTTGAATCCAATAAAAAGTAAACATATCGATTTCACACTGCTCTAAAATATAACTTTGATGGTTCTGATAACATTAAAGTTTgaccattattattacaaacAAACTGCTAACAACTCTAAATTTCTACCGAAACCATATATATTAGAGATGGGACCATTTCTTTCGTAATTAGTTCTATAACATCGATTTTATTctaaaaacaataaatagagaggttcttttttttttttttcactcaTTCAACTCCCACACCACTTTAACAAATTTGTCCATCTTCACCTTTTCTTTCAGTTGGATCAAGCACCATTCATCATGAGCTAAAAAATCACTTGGTCTTGGTCGTCTTCGGTAATCTTTTGTCAAACATTTTGCaatgaattgtttaaaCTCTCTAGTCCAAAATATATTGTCTTCTTCACAGTCtttcaattccaaattACTCCTCAGTATTatttcaacaacttcaaTGGGACCCAACGACAGAATAATAGGAAAAGAACCATTAGCTACTTCCAATAGAGTCATACCCAACGACCATATATCACTGGTGATAGAATAATTCCCTCCAGTGATACGTTCTGGTGCCATATAATATTGAGTCCCAACAAAGGTAGAAGCGAATGAATTAACTGCTTCTCCACTGACTCCAAAATCACAAAGTTTGACATTCCCTTTGGTATCCAATAGAATATTAGAAGGTTTAATGTCTCGATggattatatttttcagaTGCAAATAGTCCAATCCAGACAAGATAGAATTAGCTATCTTGCCCAAAACCTTTTCGTTTATTCGATTGGTTTTATCACGTTTAAGAACTTCTTTATATATGGAATCCAATGATTGACCATCCATGTATTCCATAGCAATACCCATCATTGATTGTTTCTCTAATAGGAAAGTACCGTAATATTTCACAATGTTGGGATGTTGACATTTTTTGGCTACTTCTAATTCTCGGAATATCTGCTTTTGTAAATCAGGATTAGGATCACACATAACTAATTTCAAAGcaaatatttgtttatttggCAACTGTGGAATATAGCATTTGGTTACAGCTCCCCCATTACCTTCACCTAAACTACTGACCTCAACTATCTTATCAGCGTTAGCAATCAAATGCCAGTCATATGGTGTGAGTTGTTCCAAATGATGCTTTACTGTGTATGCGTTTTCGTCCACTTTTTCCGGTTCATCAGTCGAGCCCTGTTGACCAGCATCCATTGTATCTGAAGAGTGATCACTAACTTTGGTATCTATTGGTGGTggctttctttttgttgatttcgATGATGATGCAGATGAAGGAGAGACCGACAATTTAAGTCCTTCAGGGTTTTGGTATTGTTGATGCTGATTTTGTTGTGGTTGATATGACAAGGGGTTCAAATTCTCATGTTGTAGATCATGGTTAATAATGTTCTGATTCACCAGTAGACCGGGTTTTGTATTTGGGTTGccatttttattattggttgtGGGTGGGATTGACAAGTTTGGTAATACTCTATTGTTTGATGTTCGTTTTGTATTAGGGACTTTGAAAAGCGGAGGTATCAGGGTCATGGTAATTGACGTGGactaatttctttaaacttcttttctttttttcctATCTTCAATTCAGGCTTGAAATATTTAAGAGGAGTTTTATACTTCTTGGTGTAAATAGGGTGTTCctttaatttttatattttttttttttaaaaagaaagagaacaaatatcaaattcGGAACTAACTAcgttttaataataataaaaaaaaaaaaggttgATGTTCGTATTATGTGATGTGTGTGAAAtcttgaaaataaaaataataatgttcTGACGAGAGCAAATCTACACTAAATTCGCAATCTAGAATTACTACCAGTGACTGTCTGATTATTCTAAAATCGACCAGTTTTACACGACACATATATGTGTGAATTCTTCATATTCTACATATTGcttctctctcttttttttttttaattccaTGTGTCATATCTCGACCTCcctcaaagaaaaatgaaataatagTTTAGACCATTGTTCTTATTGTTACTATTTccctttcttctttttttttttcctacATCTGAAACGACGGAAGGGATTATAGTAAAACAGCACGGATATTTATTAGTAAAACGTtcataaataataaagtaAATTGTCATTATGCATCTCTCCcttatttcttttgtttcttcCTAGCTGGTCCAGTAGACgactttgattttgatttggacCTAGATTTCGAAACGGGAACTATTTTGATCAACTTGTCTTTTTTAgtatcaattttatcagTATCCTGACCCTCATCATCGTCTGGGACATCCTccatatcatcatcaatgacatcttcaaaatcaactttTGGTGCAGCAGCCCTTTTTCCACCAACATTCAACGAATTCCCggttttgaaaataatggttGGATGCACCATGTTATTGTATTTTCTAGTAAACGCAGTCTTAGCTGTAGTagttaatttcaaatcttgtTTGATCATATCCccaatattatcaaaatccTCTTTTGtcaaataatattcatCCATAGTTGCAATTGCTTCATCAAATCCTTCTTCTCCATTGTCATAAATAGGTTTAACTACTTTCTGCCACAATGCATCTAAGTAATCGAGACgcaattcttgttttgtgGTTGAAGTTCTAACCCTTGTATGATACTGCAATTCTTGTAGCATTCTTTgatatttcatttgtttCGAATTCTGTCCTAACCAACTGCTAAAGTTCAAACGACCAGTAATTTGACCTGCTACCTCATAACTAGGCTTAACTGTGGACATAATACCATGGAAAGGTAACAAACTCCATTGTTGTTCACCAGATCTTATCAACGAGTTGACAGTGTCTGATATACTGATGTCCTCTGCTGCTTGAGCCACAagatcaatttgtttaccAGGCAATCTTGGATTGGTTATCAAATAGTTTTCCTGAATCATTAATGGAGAAAAATCgaaatcattaaaatacaaatttaatttgtCATTTAATGACAGTCTCGGATCCGACCATATACCCAGATTCAATAATCTTGCAGCAATATCAAACGGTTTCAATACAACCTGCTTCTGCCAACTATCTTTAACTTCCTTCATGGTGTCTGCACCAATTTGCTTTTGTGTCTTGGAAAcagttgataataaattgatcatTTGTCTAATATCATTAGATGTTGCTTGCACCATTTGTCCAATAACACTTGGATCTAACTTGACTTTTTCTCTGAATGCAATAGTCATCAATCTGCTCCTGACTTCTATCTCACTTGGTCTTCTGAACGGTAAATCATAGGTGGTTCTATCAAATGTTCTCATTTTGGGCAAGGATTTGTCATtacaaattaaaatcattggCATACTGGTAATCTTACAGAATTGAGATAATGCCCCTGCTCCACCGTGATCACCGCTAGACATACCATCAACTTCATCCATAATTatacaaaattttttgttgtttgaacTCTTTTCAGCGTCATCGCGATGTTTGAAGTATCCGACAACCGAAGTATTGttcaaaattgatttaacatTAGCGTTTAACAAAGCCTTGGAACGAACATCAGACGCgtttctttcaataatatcaaaCCCAAGACTTTTGGCAACTAAGTGTGCAGCAGATGTTTTACCAATCCCTGGCGGCCCACTAATCAAAACTGCTCGGAAAGAACCAGGGTCTGATGCATTTCCCTTGAACCCTCTTGCCTGATTGTGAAACCAGTTTTCCAACCAACTTTgtaatttttgaatttgtcCTTTATTACCACATAATTGACTAATATTAGTGGGAGCATGTCTATCTGTCCACAATTTATCCTTAGCGGCGACTTCTTGCTTTTGGGAACCAAATGTTTCACCTGTGGTTTTGGTGGTTGCTTTGGCTCTTTCGGCAGCTCTAGCTCTTTCCgcttctttttcttttctctctTCCTCCTTTGCCTGTTCAATAATCTTGGCTTCTTCCTGTTGACGTTTCAATTTGGCCGCTTCTGCAGCTGCACCTGATCCTCCATCAGCAGGCATCAGTTCcaacaatttgataaatccTGCTTCATCAATTGCTTTAATTTTGAGTTGCTTAATTTTCTGAACTTTTGAAGGACCAGCATCTGCTCCAAGTACCACTAAGCTTGTTTTACCCAGAATGGACTTGGTTACTTTAGCACCGTACTGTTTTGCTGTTTGTTCTGCAGTACCACGATCCAAATTAGGCATTTGACCAGTGAAAACAATTGTTAATCCCATCAAACAATTTGGCTGTGCCTCTGGAAGATCCACTGCTGTTTGCGTCGTCTCGTTACGTGCTGCATTTAGAGCAAAAAAGTTAACCTTTTTTGCAGGGTCAACGTCTGGCAATTCGGCGTCAGGGATAGTTGATAGAATCTGTTGAGCTGTGTCAACCGTTGATGTACCACCTGCTGCTACATTAGTCTTTTTTGTAGCTgaagttgattttgatgacGATGAGGCCTTCTTTTTAGGTGACATTTTCGGTACTGAAGACACTGTTTCTTTCTTGGGTGATCTTTGGGTGTTTTGCTTGTTATGCTTGTCGtagtcatcatcatcttcatcatcgtcaATTGCGGATgcctttctttttgtcaGTCTTTTATCCGTCTCCTTCTTTACAGGTTTTGAAATCACTTGcacatcatcatcgtcatcgtcCAATACGATAACCTCTGTTTCTGGTTGAGGAGGTGCAGTTTTGGCTCTCTTCGTCGCGTTCAGCGAAGTTGCTCCTTGCGCTTTACGTTTCTATGTTTGTCCAAGTTAGAATTTATCCAAATTAGATAAATGCCTGTTGCAATATACATACAGACCCCGATTGAGGgttatttttgaaaaaatcactGATGTTCACCATAATTGATGGGTTGTATGATCTTTCaggatgaaaaaaaaaaaaaaaacaaaacaaaattgtattcaaaaaaaaaaaactaatacAACACgcaagaaaaaagaaagtttgagaaaatcaaatccaatTTGTCTTCttagcaaaaaaaaaagtattgaaATGTAATACAAGTACCATATTCTGTGAAATTGAAGACAATATATAATGGATAGCATGATGAGCCATTAGTAGTATAATGGAAGACATGATATAGAATAATCTACACACGTTTGAAGAAAACCAATTCAAGTCTTACGTTTAGTATTGAGCTTCAAATTATCTGACTGGTTggtttcattattatacaATCTAACAAATCAATTGCCAAAATAACTTAGCTCAGTAGAGATCTCTGATCCTCTTTATGAAACATTTATTTTGCTTGCAAGTGACGACACATTATAGTCAGGCTATTTTCACGTGTTCTTGATCTGTATCAACCAAACCTTTCAATTCAGATCACTACGCGTCACATcgcacaaaaaaaaaatagtcTAATattgtgttgttgttgttgtattactgttatttattaatgcTAACCTATTTCTTCATTTCCCACTggattctttttctaaGAATTCAGTCCATAAGGAAACAAAACTCTGCCTTACAGGAATTTCATTACCATCTTTATCTAATTTGGTTTGTTGGTTTTTAGTGTTCGGCACATGGGTCAAACCAGCCGCCAATTTCTGCAGTTCGTCCCATTCCAACAATGCACCAATCAATCCCAAAGCTTCAA encodes:
- a CDS encoding hypothetical zinc finger protein, Candida conserved (Similar to C. albicans ZFU3); translated protein: MLLSHFMNLNTVDSAVLTSSFSVDSSEEAQAFFRTGTKYLQESIDERKHLLQDNSSFGIESIIVNDLISFGCLLIYNHKLVPLISATGYDVISMAKEYSDTRNLYSLSMTGLRLESLFFPKANPILTCPPGTNFWFTRILELEIMTFTSGNGSKSNNLEEYFQTLQDTFLLLKDACYAMAIVRFPFPLIACLTNFSDKYRQLLRNGDEFALRLLFIYSCLCVISRISLNRNDNIFVDYIMEFKTNFFRKYGDFSYPIDRELYHLVTRTNFVVDFGDMSRFHPLQQCEPLMDLSWLEMYIRTLEKTNSLNSSIQ
- a CDS encoding mitogen-activated kinase kinase (MAKK), putative (Similar to S. cerevisiae MKK1;~In S. cerevisiae: involved in protein kinase C signaling pathway that controls cell integrity) translates to MTSIPPLFKVPNTKRTSNNRVLPNLSIPPTTNNKNGNPNTKPGLSVNQNIINHDLQHENLNPLSYQPQQNQHQQYQNPEGLKLSVSPSSASSSKSTKRKPPPIDTKVSDHSSDTMDAGQQGSTDEPEKVDENAYTVKHHLEQLTPYDWHLIANADKIVEVSSLGEGNGGAVTKCYIPQLPNKQIFALKLVMCDPNPDLQKQIFRELEVAKKCQHPNIVKYYGTFLLEKQSMMGIAMEYMDGQSLDSIYKEVLKRDKTNRINEKVLGKIANSILSGLDYLHSKNIIHRDIKPSNILLDTKGNVKLCDFGVSGEAVNSFASTFVGTQYYMAPERITGGNYSITSDIWSLGMTLLEVANGSFPIISSLGPIEVVEIISRSNLELKDCEEDNIFWTREFKQFIAKCLTKDYRRRPRPSDFLAHDEWCLIQSKEKVKMDKFVKVVWELNE
- a CDS encoding replication factor C subunit, putative (spliced gene;~Similar to S. cerevisiae RFC1) — protein: MVNISDFFKNNPQSGSKRKAQGATSSNATKRAKTAPPQPETEVIVLDDDDDDVQVISKPVKKETDKRSTKRKASAIDDDEDDDDYDKHNKQNTQRSPKKETVSSVPKMSPKKKASSSSKSTSATKKTNVAAGGTSTVDTAQQILSTIPDAELPDVDPAKKVNFFALNAARNETTQTAVDLPEAQPNCLMGLTIVFTGQMPNLDRGTAEQTAKQYGAKVTKSISGKTSLVVLGADAGPSKVQKIKQLKIKAIDEAGFIKLLESMPADGGSGAAAEAAKLKRQQEEAKIIEQAKEEERKEKEAERARAAERAKATTKTTGETFGSQKQEVAAKDKLWTDRHAPTNISQLCGNKGQIQKLQSWLENWFHNQARGFKGNASDPGSFRAVLISGPPGIGKTSAAHLVAKSLGFDIIERNASDVRSKALLNANVKSILNNTSVVGYFKHRDDAEKSSNNKKFCIIMDEVDGMSSGDHGGAGALSQFCKITSMPMILICNDKSLPKMRTFDRTTYDLPFRRPSEIEVRSRLMTIAFREKVKLDPSVIGQMVQATSNDIRQMINLLSTVSKTQKQIGADTMKEVKDSWQKQVVLKPFDIAARLLNSGIWSDPRSSLNDKLNLYFNDFDFSPLMIQENYLITNPRLPGKQIDLVAQAAEDISISDTVNSLIRSGEQQWSLLPFHGIMSTVKPSYEVAGQITGRLNFSSWLGQNSKQMKYQRMLQELQYHTRVRTSTTKQELRLDYLDALWQKVVKPIYDNGEEGFDEAIATMDEYYLTKEDFDNIGDMIKQDLKLTTTAKTAFTRKYNNMVHPTIIFKTGNSLNVGGKRAAAPKVDFEDVIDDDMEDVPDDDEGQDTDKIDTKKDKLIKIVPVSKSRSKSKSKSSTGPARKKQKK